In one Echinicola marina genomic region, the following are encoded:
- the eutB gene encoding ethanolamine ammonia-lyase subunit EutB yields the protein MNRKEFLIQSGILGSSMLLFSGFTILNREGKPSLKPLDISAPLDGEDLFSYINRKSGKYNLDLHRQLLGSANEFKEGDQTLGIAAKDQVSRDHARTLLANTKLGEINKHVIYQDDQFDLIMDTTDSVKRSELDNWTMAELKDFLLENDERAIKEIMPGLSSDVIGSVAKLMSNGELIQVSQKVFNPLPNSKIGSKGYMSARVQPNSPTDNPEDIIWQVFDAWSYGVGDLVLGTNPVSSEVESVAKIEAALFDILTTFGLESTMPNCVLSHIDVQAAVEDKQPGTTGIWFQSLAGTVNANKTFDVSIDKMMDHLAKRDGQYGLYAETGQGADFTNGHGEGFDMVLHESRKYGFIRALKAKMEEGKTKDQIPWVHVNDVAGFIGPEVFKTKEQLVRCCLEDTLMGKLHGLCIGLDVCSTLHMDVNLDDLDWCIEHIMPANPAYLMALPTKNDPMLSYLTTGFNNHVKVREQFGYKVNDAMWDFFKRIGVIGSDNKPTVHFGDPTWVYYQYCLAKGDLRSREEIFADGKRKIVAIRERGVPIAEGYGENIWDLEPQLSKQVDELYEDAKVSLWTEMPESFVKGIPSAVPILTQSLDRKDYVYHPESGEQLSKEAIKSLRKVKSNWKGKAPNVQLVISDGLNARALMDEGHLETFLGMLKSTLEREGYSISDENIVIRHGRVRAGYACGELLFGDDNEPNSCKSILHIIGERPGSGHHNFSVYLTTAPSGVWYNKGEVDHNISRVVSGISDSALVPERAAKEAVSILGQLFSKWS from the coding sequence ATGAACAGAAAAGAATTTTTGATACAATCGGGCATATTAGGATCTTCCATGCTATTATTTAGTGGATTTACTATTCTTAATAGGGAAGGAAAACCTAGTTTAAAACCTTTGGATATTTCAGCTCCCTTGGATGGTGAAGATCTTTTTAGTTATATCAATAGAAAATCGGGAAAGTATAATTTAGACCTTCACAGGCAATTGCTTGGCTCGGCCAATGAGTTCAAAGAAGGTGACCAAACCTTGGGCATAGCTGCCAAAGATCAAGTTTCCCGTGATCATGCCAGAACCTTATTGGCTAATACTAAACTGGGAGAAATCAATAAGCATGTAATTTATCAAGATGATCAGTTTGATCTGATTATGGATACCACTGATTCAGTAAAGAGAAGTGAGCTGGATAATTGGACGATGGCTGAGCTCAAGGATTTTTTGTTGGAGAATGATGAAAGGGCAATAAAAGAGATCATGCCAGGGCTAAGCAGCGATGTGATTGGCAGTGTGGCTAAACTCATGAGCAATGGAGAATTGATCCAGGTTAGCCAAAAAGTTTTCAATCCATTGCCCAATAGTAAAATTGGCAGTAAAGGATATATGAGTGCAAGGGTCCAGCCCAATTCACCCACCGATAATCCGGAAGATATCATCTGGCAGGTCTTTGATGCATGGTCTTATGGAGTGGGGGATTTGGTATTGGGAACGAACCCCGTTTCCTCTGAGGTGGAATCTGTGGCAAAAATAGAGGCAGCGCTTTTTGATATTTTGACCACCTTTGGCTTGGAAAGTACCATGCCCAATTGTGTGCTTTCACATATAGATGTGCAAGCTGCAGTAGAAGATAAACAGCCTGGAACTACTGGAATCTGGTTTCAGAGTTTGGCAGGAACCGTGAATGCCAATAAGACCTTTGATGTGAGCATAGATAAAATGATGGACCATCTGGCCAAGCGTGATGGGCAATATGGACTTTATGCTGAGACTGGTCAAGGGGCAGATTTTACCAATGGACATGGTGAAGGTTTTGATATGGTCTTGCATGAATCCAGGAAGTATGGATTTATTCGGGCCTTAAAGGCAAAAATGGAGGAAGGAAAAACCAAAGATCAAATTCCTTGGGTACATGTAAATGATGTGGCCGGTTTTATTGGTCCTGAAGTTTTTAAAACCAAGGAACAGCTAGTAAGATGCTGTTTGGAGGATACCTTGATGGGCAAATTACATGGCCTGTGTATCGGACTGGATGTTTGCTCGACTTTGCATATGGATGTGAACTTGGATGATTTGGATTGGTGTATAGAGCATATCATGCCTGCCAACCCTGCTTATTTGATGGCTTTGCCAACCAAAAATGACCCAATGCTCAGCTACTTGACCACTGGCTTTAACAATCATGTCAAAGTCCGAGAGCAATTTGGCTATAAAGTCAATGATGCCATGTGGGATTTCTTTAAAAGAATAGGTGTCATTGGAAGTGACAATAAACCTACTGTTCACTTTGGTGACCCTACTTGGGTATATTATCAATATTGCTTGGCAAAGGGAGATCTAAGAAGTCGCGAAGAAATCTTTGCTGATGGCAAGCGAAAAATTGTGGCCATTCGAGAAAGAGGAGTGCCTATTGCTGAAGGCTATGGAGAGAATATATGGGACTTGGAACCACAGTTGTCCAAACAGGTGGATGAACTATATGAGGATGCAAAGGTAAGTTTATGGACAGAGATGCCAGAGAGTTTCGTCAAGGGAATTCCGTCTGCAGTGCCTATCCTTACCCAATCTTTAGATAGAAAAGACTATGTCTATCATCCAGAATCAGGTGAGCAGCTAAGCAAGGAAGCAATAAAAAGCCTAAGAAAAGTAAAATCAAATTGGAAGGGAAAGGCTCCTAATGTTCAGCTGGTGATATCGGATGGTCTCAATGCAAGGGCTTTAATGGACGAAGGACATTTAGAGACATTCTTGGGAATGTTAAAAAGTACTTTGGAGCGTGAGGGATATAGTATTTCAGATGAAAATATTGTCATCCGTCATGGCCGGGTTCGCGCAGGTTATGCTTGTGGTGAATTATTGTTTGGAGATGATAACGAACCGAATTCCTGTAAAAGCATCCTGCATATAATCGGAGAAAGACCTGGATCTGGCCACCATAATTTTTCAGTTTATCTTACAACTGCTCCATCTGGAGTCTGGTATAATAAAGGGGAGGTGGACCATAATATTTCAAGGGTGGTTTCAGGAATATCGGACTCTGCTCTGGTTCCTGAGAGAGCAGCGAAGGAAGCGGTGAGCATTCTTGGCCAGTTATTTTCAAAATGGTCTTGA
- a CDS encoding 3-hydroxyacyl-CoA dehydrogenase/enoyl-CoA hydratase family protein, which produces MKRSIKKVAILGSGVMGSRIACHFANIGVKVLLLDILPKEPDEAEVKKGLTLEDQSVRNRLVNEALQKSLKSKPSPIYDQSFVSRIQTGNFEDDLPKIKDYDWVIEVVVERLDIKQSLYEKVELHRKPGTLITSNTSGIPMQMLCQGRSEDFQTNFCGTHFFNPPRYLRLLEIIPGPKTNPEIIDFLMGYGDRFLGKETVLCKDTPAFIANRIGVYAIMSSMHTIEKMGLGVSEVDKLTGTVIGRAKSATFRTMDVVGLDTMVNVANNLHKALQHDESKDQFKLPKVVQFLSEKKWLGDKTGQGFFHMIRHKDGRKELKELDFETLEYKPVEKPKFKAFEGSKDIQDLKKRIKYLLNFDDRAGEFYRATFFDLFRYCSFRIPEIADELYRIDQAVCAGFGWEYGPFENWDIVGVQETVKKMEAADQQPADWVYEMIEAGHGSFYKVENGTRQYYDIPSKSYKDIPGQQEFILLDTLKAGNKKVWENSGSTIYDMGDGVLGLEFHTKMNSLGAEVVEGINTAISMAEKEYKGLVIGNEGANFSAGANLAMIFMYAGDQDFDEINLMIAQFQKTMMRVRYSSIPVVVAPHNMALGGGCEMSLHADAVQAHAELYMGLVEFGVGVIPGGGGTKEMTLRFSNSIHNGDVELNRLQEVFMNIATAKVSTSAEEARGLGYLQDKDGITLNRKRQLAEAKAKVTELYDEGYTQPLQQSNIKVLGKTSLAYFEAGITGMLYGSYISDHDAKIARKLAWVMSGGDLSQETEVSEQYLLDLEREAFLSLTGEQKTLERIHSILFKGKPLRN; this is translated from the coding sequence ATGAAAAGAAGCATTAAAAAAGTAGCTATTTTAGGTTCCGGAGTAATGGGATCCAGGATTGCCTGTCACTTTGCCAATATTGGTGTGAAGGTATTACTGCTGGATATTTTGCCCAAAGAACCCGATGAAGCCGAGGTCAAAAAAGGGCTTACGTTAGAAGACCAATCTGTTCGCAACAGACTGGTCAATGAGGCTTTGCAAAAAAGTCTGAAATCCAAGCCTTCTCCCATCTATGATCAATCCTTTGTCTCAAGGATTCAAACTGGAAACTTTGAGGATGACCTTCCTAAAATCAAGGATTATGATTGGGTGATAGAAGTGGTGGTAGAGCGATTGGATATCAAGCAATCACTCTATGAAAAAGTGGAGCTTCATCGTAAACCGGGAACATTGATCACTTCCAATACTTCGGGCATTCCCATGCAGATGCTCTGCCAGGGAAGAAGTGAGGATTTCCAAACCAATTTCTGTGGAACACACTTCTTCAATCCACCTAGGTATTTGCGCTTATTGGAAATCATTCCAGGCCCCAAAACCAATCCTGAAATCATTGATTTTTTAATGGGCTATGGAGACAGGTTTCTTGGCAAAGAAACGGTTTTATGTAAGGATACTCCTGCATTTATTGCCAATAGAATAGGTGTATATGCCATTATGTCTAGTATGCATACCATTGAAAAAATGGGATTAGGTGTATCCGAGGTGGATAAGCTTACTGGGACAGTAATTGGTAGAGCAAAATCAGCGACATTCCGAACCATGGATGTGGTGGGCCTTGATACCATGGTGAATGTGGCGAATAATCTTCATAAAGCCCTGCAGCATGACGAATCCAAGGACCAGTTTAAGTTGCCCAAGGTGGTTCAGTTTTTATCAGAAAAAAAATGGCTGGGAGATAAAACCGGGCAAGGTTTCTTCCATATGATCCGACATAAGGATGGAAGGAAAGAATTAAAAGAATTGGATTTTGAGACCCTTGAATATAAACCCGTAGAAAAGCCCAAATTCAAAGCCTTTGAAGGATCCAAGGATATTCAGGATCTGAAAAAGCGAATTAAGTACCTGTTGAACTTTGATGATAGGGCTGGTGAATTTTATAGAGCTACTTTCTTTGACCTATTCAGGTATTGCTCTTTCAGGATTCCTGAAATTGCTGATGAATTATATCGTATAGACCAAGCAGTGTGTGCAGGTTTTGGTTGGGAATATGGCCCGTTCGAAAACTGGGATATTGTCGGAGTACAGGAGACTGTCAAAAAAATGGAAGCCGCAGATCAGCAACCAGCAGACTGGGTTTATGAGATGATCGAGGCTGGCCATGGCAGCTTTTACAAAGTAGAGAATGGGACAAGACAATACTATGATATCCCATCAAAGTCATACAAAGATATTCCAGGACAGCAGGAATTTATCTTGCTAGACACCTTGAAGGCTGGAAATAAAAAAGTATGGGAAAATTCAGGTTCTACCATTTATGATATGGGGGATGGAGTACTTGGCCTAGAATTCCATACAAAAATGAATTCCCTGGGAGCTGAGGTAGTTGAAGGAATCAACACGGCCATTTCGATGGCAGAAAAAGAATATAAGGGATTGGTCATCGGAAATGAAGGAGCCAATTTCTCGGCAGGAGCCAATTTGGCCATGATCTTTATGTACGCTGGAGACCAGGACTTTGATGAAATCAACCTCATGATCGCCCAATTCCAAAAGACCATGATGCGAGTACGCTACAGTTCAATCCCTGTAGTGGTTGCTCCACATAATATGGCTTTGGGGGGTGGCTGTGAAATGTCCCTTCATGCGGACGCAGTGCAGGCACATGCTGAATTGTACATGGGCTTGGTGGAATTTGGAGTAGGTGTGATTCCTGGCGGTGGTGGCACCAAGGAGATGACCTTGCGATTCTCCAACAGCATCCATAATGGAGATGTTGAGCTGAACAGATTGCAGGAAGTCTTTATGAATATCGCGACAGCCAAAGTTTCTACTTCAGCGGAGGAAGCAAGAGGACTCGGGTATTTGCAAGACAAAGATGGTATTACGCTGAATAGAAAAAGACAATTGGCTGAAGCTAAGGCTAAGGTGACAGAGCTCTACGATGAAGGATATACCCAACCCTTGCAGCAAAGCAATATCAAGGTATTGGGTAAAACTTCACTGGCCTATTTCGAAGCAGGAATTACGGGAATGCTCTACGGATCCTATATCTCTGACCATGATGCCAAGATTGCAAGAAAGCTAGCTTGGGTAATGAGTGGTGGAGACCTATCACAAGAAACAGAAGTTAGTGAACAGTATTTATTGGACTTGGAAAGAGAGGCCTTCCTCAGCCTTACCGGGGAGCAAAAGACATTGGAAAGAATCCATAGCATTTTGTTTAAAGGTAAACCACTTAGGAATTAG
- a CDS encoding acyl-CoA dehydrogenase family protein: METTKKNTINGGEFLIRETEAKDIFIPAEFSEEQRMMAQACQDFIDTEILSKVEEIDSMKDPELVPGILKKAGELGLLGISVPEAYQGLGMSFNTSMLIADIMGAAGSFSTTYGAHTGIGTLPILFYGTEEQKEKYLPKLATGEWAACYCLTEPDAGSDANSGKTKATLTEDGKHYLLNGQKMWISNGGFADLFIVFAKIEDDKNLTAFIIEKDFGGITMNEEEKKMGIKGSSTRQVFFNDCKVPVENMLSERQNGFKIAVNILNIGRVKLGAGVLGGCRLVLKNALTYSSERKQFGVSINTFGAIKAKLAEMAAKTYVSESLSYRLGQNIEDRIDALIAEGMDVNKAKLKGVEQFAMECAISKIHGSEVLDYVVDQGVQIYGGMGYSADAPMERAYRDARISRIYEGTNEINRMLMVGMLLKRAMKGEINLFDPAKAVSEELTSVPSFATIDTSELFAVEKEVLKKLKKVFLMIGGKAAMVLQDKIEEEQEIMMNLADIMIEIYAVESALLRTEKRVGLKGEEACKQQIAMVQVYLTEAVNKIQSAGKEAIAAFTSGDEQKVMLMGLKRFTKMEPYNTKELRRQIADDMISKGKYAYFE; encoded by the coding sequence ATGGAAACAACAAAGAAAAATACCATCAACGGCGGGGAGTTTTTGATTAGGGAAACGGAAGCCAAGGACATATTTATTCCTGCGGAATTTTCAGAGGAGCAGCGCATGATGGCGCAGGCTTGCCAGGATTTTATCGATACGGAGATCTTAAGCAAGGTAGAAGAGATCGACAGTATGAAAGATCCTGAATTGGTACCGGGCATTCTTAAAAAGGCCGGTGAATTGGGCTTGCTGGGCATTTCTGTTCCGGAAGCTTACCAAGGATTGGGTATGAGTTTCAATACTTCCATGTTGATAGCAGATATAATGGGTGCTGCAGGATCATTTTCTACCACTTATGGGGCACATACGGGTATCGGTACTTTGCCGATCCTATTTTATGGCACCGAGGAACAAAAGGAAAAATACCTGCCCAAGTTGGCCACTGGTGAATGGGCGGCTTGTTACTGTTTGACAGAGCCAGATGCTGGATCGGATGCCAATAGTGGAAAGACCAAAGCTACCCTCACCGAAGATGGCAAGCATTATTTGCTCAATGGGCAAAAGATGTGGATCTCCAATGGAGGATTTGCCGACCTGTTTATCGTCTTTGCCAAAATAGAGGATGATAAGAATCTTACAGCTTTTATCATTGAAAAAGATTTTGGTGGAATTACCATGAACGAGGAGGAGAAAAAGATGGGAATCAAGGGGTCTTCTACCCGTCAAGTATTTTTCAATGATTGCAAGGTGCCTGTTGAAAATATGCTTTCCGAGCGACAAAACGGATTTAAGATCGCTGTAAATATCCTGAATATAGGCAGGGTTAAATTGGGAGCAGGTGTTTTGGGTGGTTGCAGGCTAGTGCTAAAAAATGCCCTGACTTACTCTTCCGAAAGAAAGCAATTTGGCGTATCCATCAATACTTTTGGTGCCATAAAAGCAAAATTGGCGGAAATGGCAGCCAAGACCTATGTTAGCGAATCCCTTTCATATCGCTTGGGACAGAATATTGAAGACCGTATTGATGCCTTGATTGCTGAGGGAATGGATGTCAATAAAGCCAAATTGAAAGGAGTCGAGCAGTTTGCTATGGAATGCGCCATTTCCAAAATTCATGGTTCAGAAGTTTTGGATTATGTGGTGGACCAAGGTGTGCAGATTTATGGAGGGATGGGGTATTCAGCGGATGCACCTATGGAACGTGCTTATAGGGATGCTAGGATATCCAGAATATATGAAGGCACCAATGAAATCAACAGGATGTTGATGGTGGGCATGCTTTTGAAGCGGGCCATGAAGGGAGAAATCAATCTTTTTGATCCAGCCAAGGCTGTTTCTGAGGAATTGACTTCTGTGCCATCATTTGCAACTATAGATACTTCGGAGTTATTTGCAGTTGAGAAGGAAGTCCTGAAAAAATTGAAGAAAGTATTTTTGATGATAGGGGGCAAGGCTGCAATGGTTTTGCAGGATAAGATCGAAGAAGAGCAGGAGATCATGATGAACCTAGCAGATATCATGATTGAAATATATGCTGTAGAATCTGCTTTGCTGAGGACAGAGAAGAGAGTTGGCTTGAAAGGGGAAGAGGCATGCAAGCAGCAAATTGCTATGGTGCAAGTTTACTTAACCGAGGCAGTCAATAAGATACAATCAGCAGGCAAAGAAGCCATTGCAGCTTTTACTTCAGGAGATGAGCAAAAAGTGATGTTGATGGGGCTAAAACGCTTCACCAAAATGGAACCGTATAATACCAAGGAGCTAAGAAGGCAAATAGCCGATGATATGATCTCAAAAGGAAAGTACGCTTATTTTGAGTAA
- a CDS encoding MarR family winged helix-turn-helix transcriptional regulator, protein MKPEETVDFYIKTAWHAISRMYNQKGAEEGLTTSIGFVLININANEGTPATKIAPLMGLESRSLTRMLKSMEERGLIYRKPDPIDKRSVRIFLTPEGRRKKEISIDTIQEFNRSIRNVISEKDLEDFFRVFQKINQVIEEQQSEMISPNNI, encoded by the coding sequence ATGAAACCCGAGGAAACCGTAGACTTTTATATAAAGACTGCTTGGCATGCCATCTCCCGGATGTATAATCAGAAAGGAGCAGAAGAAGGTTTGACCACTTCCATTGGTTTTGTATTGATCAATATTAATGCTAATGAAGGCACCCCTGCCACCAAGATAGCCCCATTGATGGGGTTAGAATCCAGAAGTCTTACCAGAATGCTCAAATCCATGGAGGAAAGAGGCTTGATTTACCGAAAGCCTGACCCCATTGATAAGCGATCGGTCCGTATTTTTTTGACCCCTGAGGGTAGACGGAAAAAAGAAATATCCATAGATACTATCCAAGAATTCAATAGATCCATACGGAATGTGATCAGTGAAAAGGATCTTGAAGATTTCTTCCGTGTATTTCAGAAAATCAATCAAGTTATAGAAGAACAACAATCAGAAATGATCAGCCCAAATAATATTTAG
- a CDS encoding four helix bundle protein, with translation MHNFRNLIAWQKSVDLAVKVYFTTKEFPNEEKYGIVSQMRRASVSVPSNIAEGSAKSSKKVFCNSLETSLGESYELETQLEISKRVGLISEKDAELLENDLVEIQRMINGLKSKIASQS, from the coding sequence ATGCACAATTTTAGAAATCTCATTGCTTGGCAAAAGTCGGTGGATTTGGCTGTAAAAGTTTACTTCACCACGAAGGAATTTCCTAACGAGGAAAAGTATGGAATAGTGTCTCAAATGAGAAGGGCCAGTGTTTCGGTGCCCTCTAATATTGCAGAGGGTAGTGCCAAATCATCCAAGAAAGTCTTTTGCAATTCCTTGGAGACAAGTTTAGGGGAGAGTTATGAGCTTGAAACGCAACTAGAAATAAGTAAAAGAGTTGGATTAATATCAGAGAAAGATGCTGAGTTACTTGAAAATGATCTGGTAGAAATTCAGAGAATGATCAATGGGCTCAAGTCGAAGATAGCATCCCAATCTTGA
- a CDS encoding iron-containing alcohol dehydrogenase, producing the protein MQNFEFKNPTKIIFGKGQMQKLAEEIPSGAKILMTYGGGSIKKNGIYKSVKETLKDYELIEFGGIPANPEYAGLLEALEIIKKENITYMLAVGGGSVIDATKFLSSAALYEGEEPWDILAKKIRTEKGLPFGTVLTIPATGSESNSGSVISNKATKEKLSMGGPALFPQFSILDPTVVKSLPERQIANGLADAFTHVLEQYMTYPAGGFLQDRFAEGILQTLIEVAPKVLEDPSDYEAASNFMWCCNLALNGLIQKGVPTDWAIHAMGHELTALYGIDHARTLAILTSSHYQYNFEKKKAKLAQYAERVWGVVQGSEEEKAKAGIQKTDEFFHSLGIETKLSAYIDDYDKTAQEIAARFTDRGWLGLGEHKDISPEDVKKIVESAY; encoded by the coding sequence ATGCAAAATTTTGAGTTTAAAAACCCCACAAAAATTATTTTTGGAAAAGGGCAAATGCAAAAGCTTGCTGAGGAAATTCCTTCTGGAGCGAAGATATTGATGACCTATGGAGGTGGTAGTATTAAGAAGAATGGAATTTACAAATCAGTAAAAGAAACCTTAAAGGATTATGAGCTAATCGAGTTTGGTGGAATTCCAGCCAATCCAGAATATGCTGGTCTGTTGGAGGCTTTGGAGATAATTAAAAAAGAAAATATTACCTATATGCTGGCTGTAGGAGGTGGATCGGTAATCGATGCTACCAAATTTCTTTCTTCAGCCGCCCTTTATGAAGGAGAGGAACCATGGGATATTTTGGCCAAGAAAATCAGGACAGAAAAAGGCTTGCCCTTTGGGACGGTTTTAACTATTCCTGCAACTGGTTCCGAGTCCAATTCGGGTTCCGTTATTTCCAATAAAGCCACCAAAGAGAAATTAAGTATGGGCGGGCCAGCCTTATTTCCGCAGTTTTCAATTTTGGATCCAACGGTCGTAAAATCCCTGCCAGAAAGGCAAATTGCCAATGGCCTTGCCGATGCATTTACTCATGTATTGGAACAATATATGACCTATCCAGCCGGCGGATTTTTACAGGATCGTTTTGCAGAAGGAATTTTACAAACCTTGATTGAAGTAGCCCCTAAAGTACTGGAAGATCCATCTGATTATGAGGCTGCTTCCAATTTTATGTGGTGCTGTAATTTGGCTTTGAATGGTTTGATCCAAAAAGGAGTACCCACTGACTGGGCCATTCACGCTATGGGACATGAGTTGACAGCCCTTTATGGGATTGATCATGCCAGAACTTTGGCTATCCTTACCTCCAGTCATTACCAGTACAATTTTGAAAAGAAAAAGGCAAAGCTTGCCCAGTATGCAGAAAGAGTTTGGGGAGTCGTCCAAGGAAGTGAAGAGGAAAAAGCTAAAGCAGGAATTCAGAAAACAGATGAGTTTTTCCATTCCTTAGGAATTGAAACTAAGCTTTCTGCTTATATAGATGATTATGATAAAACTGCCCAAGAAATTGCGGCGAGGTTTACTGATCGAGGTTGGCTTGGACTTGGAGAACATAAGGATATTTCACCGGAGGATGTTAAGAAAATTGTAGAGTCGGCTTACTAG
- a CDS encoding four helix bundle protein, producing MHNYKEFKVWQRSIKLTVEIYRVSRFFPSEEKFGLTSQIRRCAISVPSNISEGAGRKSDREFAQFLAVSHGSICELETQLIVAKELEFIEKNDFDTLSEEINELQKMLYTLILKFEG from the coding sequence ATGCATAACTATAAAGAGTTTAAAGTATGGCAAAGGTCAATTAAATTGACAGTAGAGATTTATAGGGTTTCTAGATTTTTTCCTTCCGAAGAAAAGTTTGGTTTAACATCTCAAATTAGAAGATGTGCTATTTCAGTCCCTTCCAATATATCAGAGGGGGCTGGTAGAAAAAGTGATAGGGAGTTTGCTCAATTTTTAGCTGTTTCGCACGGATCTATTTGTGAGTTAGAAACGCAACTAATTGTAGCAAAGGAACTCGAATTTATTGAAAAAAATGATTTTGATACACTTTCAGAAGAAATCAATGAACTGCAAAAGATGCTTTATACACTGATTCTCAAATTTGAAGGCTAG
- a CDS encoding acetyl-CoA C-acyltransferase — MEAYIVNGYRTAVGKAKKGGFRFYRPDDLATDVIKHLLAQTPGLEPSRVEDLIVGNAVPEAEQGMQMGRMISLMALGKVVPGFIINRYCGSGLEAIALATAKIKSGMADCIIAGGTESMSMVPMMGYKTSLNWKIAQEQPDYYLSMGLTAEELAKDYDISREDSDQFAVSSHERAISAIKEGRFKDEIVPIQVEETYVDESGKRKKRTYTVDTDEGPRPGTNMDVLSKLKPAFKQGGQVTAGNSSQTSDGASFALVMSERMVKELNLEPVARLASYSVAGVDPRIMGIGPKEAVPKALKQAGLSLNDISLVELNEAFAAQALAVIRSLDMDPEMVNVNGGAVALGHPLGCTGAKLTVQMINELRRRKQKYGMVTACVGGGQGVAGVVELLK; from the coding sequence ATGGAAGCTTATATAGTAAACGGATATAGAACAGCAGTGGGAAAGGCCAAGAAAGGTGGTTTCCGCTTTTATAGGCCGGATGATCTGGCCACGGATGTGATCAAACATTTATTGGCCCAGACACCGGGACTGGAACCAAGTAGGGTAGAGGACCTGATCGTAGGAAATGCAGTACCTGAAGCAGAACAGGGCATGCAAATGGGAAGGATGATTTCCCTGATGGCTTTGGGAAAGGTGGTGCCTGGTTTCATCATCAACCGCTATTGTGGATCAGGCCTGGAGGCGATTGCCCTGGCTACTGCCAAAATCAAATCTGGAATGGCAGATTGCATCATTGCAGGTGGAACAGAGTCCATGTCCATGGTGCCTATGATGGGCTATAAAACTTCCCTTAACTGGAAAATTGCCCAGGAACAGCCGGATTATTATCTCAGTATGGGCTTAACAGCAGAAGAGCTGGCCAAAGACTATGATATCTCTCGGGAAGATTCAGATCAATTTGCAGTAAGCTCACATGAAAGGGCCATTAGTGCGATTAAGGAGGGGAGATTTAAAGATGAAATTGTCCCTATACAAGTGGAAGAAACCTATGTCGATGAATCCGGCAAAAGGAAAAAAAGAACCTATACGGTAGATACTGATGAAGGGCCAAGGCCTGGAACCAATATGGATGTATTGTCCAAACTGAAACCTGCTTTTAAACAGGGAGGGCAGGTGACAGCCGGAAACTCCTCGCAAACATCTGATGGGGCATCCTTTGCCTTGGTGATGTCAGAAAGGATGGTTAAAGAATTGAATTTGGAACCTGTGGCCAGATTGGCAAGCTATTCAGTAGCAGGGGTGGACCCCAGAATCATGGGCATTGGACCGAAGGAGGCAGTACCAAAAGCGCTTAAGCAGGCAGGGCTTAGCTTGAATGATATCAGTTTGGTGGAGCTAAACGAAGCCTTTGCAGCACAGGCTTTGGCAGTAATCCGCTCTCTGGATATGGATCCCGAGATGGTTAATGTAAATGGAGGAGCTGTTGCGCTGGGACACCCTCTAGGATGTACAGGAGCCAAGTTAACCGTCCAGATGATCAATGAACTTCGCAGAAGAAAACAAAAATACGGCATGGTCACTGCCTGCGTAGGAGGCGGCCAAGGCGTAGCAGGAGTGGTTGAATTGTTGAAATAG